A genome region from Labilibaculum antarcticum includes the following:
- the rnr gene encoding ribonuclease R encodes MSKKNKKEHKKDHQKESPKYNRQNLAKLIDGIFAQNPTKTLNYKQIASELGIKDMGTKQLVVVILSDLVDLDVLSEISTGKYKLKSKIGNITGKVDMTARGSAFIVSDEIEEDVFVSQANLNRSLHGDIVKVALYARKKSKQPEGEVVEIVKRKKTTFVGIVDVSKNYAFLVSSGRQMPYDIFIPLAKLNGAQNGDKAIAQIIEWPKKSKNPVGQITTVLGKPGDNNTEMHAILAEFDLPHIFPETVNEAAEEISDGITKEEVALRRDFRNATTFTIDPHDAKDFDDALSISTLENGNWEIGVHIADVTHYVRKGSIIEQEAFDRATSVYLVDRVVPMLPERLSNGICSLRPNEDKLTFSAVFEIDDKADVINTWIGKTIINSNRRFSYEEAQDIIETGEGDFNEDVLTLDKLAKLLRKRRFKKGAINFERSEVKFELDETGKPTHVYFKDSKDSNKLIEEFMLLANRRVAEVVGRVAKGKSAKTFIYRTHDQPNPEKLNTFNQFIQKFGYSLKTTNPGAISSSLNALLHDVKGENIQNLVETLAIRSMSKAEYSTVNIGHYGLHFDHYSHFTSPIRRYPDMMAHRLLEKYFSGAKSVNKDKYEEYCRHCSEMEQKAAQAERASIKYKQVEFMQEHLGQEFVGTISGVTEWGFYVELEENKCEGMVSIRELEDDFYEFDEDNYCIVGRNHRKIYQLGDKVDVLVAKANLVAKQLDFVLADSEKKI; translated from the coding sequence ATGTCAAAAAAAAATAAAAAAGAACATAAAAAAGATCATCAAAAGGAAAGCCCAAAATATAACCGCCAAAATTTGGCAAAATTAATTGATGGGATATTTGCCCAGAATCCTACGAAAACGCTCAATTACAAACAAATTGCAAGCGAATTAGGAATTAAAGACATGGGGACGAAACAACTCGTAGTCGTAATTCTAAGCGATTTGGTTGATTTAGATGTTTTGAGTGAAATCTCAACAGGGAAATATAAATTAAAATCAAAAATTGGAAATATAACCGGTAAAGTGGACATGACTGCCCGTGGATCCGCATTTATTGTTTCCGATGAAATTGAAGAAGATGTTTTTGTATCACAAGCAAATCTGAATCGGTCTTTGCATGGCGACATCGTTAAAGTTGCTCTGTATGCACGTAAGAAAAGCAAGCAACCGGAAGGTGAAGTTGTTGAAATCGTTAAAAGGAAAAAAACCACATTCGTTGGAATCGTAGATGTTTCTAAAAACTACGCATTTCTGGTTTCCTCAGGCAGACAAATGCCATACGATATATTTATTCCTTTAGCCAAGTTAAATGGAGCTCAAAATGGGGATAAAGCAATTGCACAGATTATTGAATGGCCTAAAAAATCAAAAAATCCGGTTGGGCAAATCACTACCGTTTTAGGTAAACCTGGTGATAACAATACCGAGATGCATGCCATACTTGCTGAGTTTGATTTGCCACATATTTTCCCTGAAACTGTAAATGAAGCAGCAGAGGAAATATCAGATGGAATCACAAAAGAAGAAGTTGCGCTTCGCAGAGATTTCAGAAATGCTACCACCTTCACCATTGATCCGCACGATGCGAAAGATTTCGATGATGCGTTATCAATTAGTACTCTTGAAAATGGAAATTGGGAAATTGGAGTTCACATTGCAGATGTAACGCATTACGTTAGAAAAGGAAGTATCATTGAACAAGAAGCTTTCGATAGAGCAACTTCAGTTTATTTGGTAGACAGAGTAGTTCCAATGTTACCGGAACGTTTATCGAACGGAATTTGTTCATTGAGACCCAATGAAGATAAATTGACTTTTTCTGCTGTTTTCGAGATCGATGATAAAGCAGATGTTATCAATACCTGGATTGGTAAAACTATTATTAATTCGAACAGACGCTTCTCTTATGAAGAGGCTCAGGATATAATTGAAACTGGCGAAGGAGATTTTAATGAAGATGTTCTTACCCTTGATAAACTAGCTAAACTTCTTCGTAAAAGAAGATTTAAAAAAGGAGCTATTAATTTTGAACGTTCCGAAGTAAAATTCGAACTTGACGAAACAGGAAAACCTACACATGTGTATTTTAAAGATTCGAAAGATTCGAACAAGCTGATCGAGGAATTTATGCTTTTGGCAAACAGACGTGTTGCTGAAGTGGTTGGACGAGTAGCCAAAGGAAAATCTGCCAAAACCTTTATTTACAGAACTCATGACCAGCCAAATCCTGAGAAGCTGAATACCTTTAATCAATTTATTCAGAAGTTTGGATATAGTCTTAAAACGACGAATCCGGGAGCAATATCCTCTTCGTTAAATGCATTACTACACGATGTGAAAGGCGAAAACATTCAAAATTTGGTTGAAACATTGGCAATTCGCTCTATGTCGAAAGCTGAATATTCCACAGTAAATATTGGCCATTACGGATTACACTTCGATCATTACTCACACTTTACTTCACCAATTAGAAGGTATCCCGATATGATGGCTCACAGATTGTTGGAGAAATATTTCTCGGGTGCTAAATCGGTGAACAAAGATAAGTACGAAGAGTATTGCCGTCATTGTAGTGAGATGGAGCAAAAGGCAGCACAAGCTGAACGGGCATCTATAAAATACAAGCAGGTGGAGTTCATGCAAGAGCATCTTGGCCAAGAGTTTGTTGGAACTATATCGGGTGTTACCGAATGGGGTTTTTACGTAGAATTGGAAGAAAACAAATGCGAAGGAATGGTTTCTATTCGTGAATTGGAAGATGATTTCTACGAATTCGACGAAGACAACTATTGCATTGTTGGACGCAATCACCGCAAAATTTATCAACTGGGCGATAAGGTTGATGTTTTAGTTGCTAAAGCAAATTTGGTCGCTAAGCAACTTGATTTTGTATTAGCTGATTCAGAAAAAAAAATATAA
- a CDS encoding TonB-dependent receptor: MKKFRVLILLVLACFAFTSQAQTTVTGLVQDAAGATIPGVSVIVQNTTNGTVTNMDGIFELKVESLPVTLVTSFVGFTTKETVITSAEQVTIILSEGVGLDEIMVTSTRTIRSQKQSAMSMSSMKAEEIQQKAASSQADILRSVPGITAEGGGGEVATNVFVRGLPSGGQYVFNPLEYDGMPVISTFGLNSSAHDVYVRNDMGIKSLDFPRGGAAILYGAGSVAGVINYISKTGTDKPENIIQMEVADKGRVRADFFSGGKLGGEDSRTYYALSGFYRYDEGPLDTGLPTQGMQLRGNIKQEFDNGELIVSGQFIDDRVQFFLPLPLDGNSRDYAKGNDGKDVKTVQTMHAQNLSYQTPDGVYRTPIKDGVVTKGGYFMANYKHKFDNNLKMDAKMRYARYAHQFNLFLAGSNNPISLNNFVTGMDAAATDIVATKTGLSSTLSGSDLVYENTLLDRNRPMTDMATEINVTKKLEGVSVEHNITAGIFLSRTEADDQNVQTTYITEFASKPHLLDISYMNGGNQMILSKNGLYNPGAAYANNFITANKKAIYFTDEMKMDRWRIDVGLRFETIEATVSREGNASYLMDGDASLSSNLQTVKWGNNAYLTGKGKDSDWAGVIAANYELNDKINLYGNVTKGYFFPQPRGIQIAADGTVGSYETEEIYQGELGIKYGSERFRGTFAGYYVDLNDRRNVDLRDDPNNPGTTIETVTTLSTKAIGIEATWRYDLADNLNFNGSITYQEHEYNKSEANPEIVGNELERQPNIMSYSALEYDNDAFDAGFSWSYTGKKFANIANTVELDAINIFRFDAGYTMDLGDDGETLRFGVAVFNVFDDNGITEGNPRDATQADAGEYFVGRPILPRRIFFRTTFSF, encoded by the coding sequence ATGAAAAAATTTAGAGTTTTAATCTTGTTGGTTTTAGCATGTTTCGCATTTACAAGTCAGGCGCAAACAACCGTAACAGGATTAGTTCAGGATGCTGCCGGAGCTACAATTCCCGGTGTGAGTGTTATCGTTCAAAATACGACCAATGGTACTGTAACCAATATGGACGGAATATTTGAACTGAAAGTAGAGTCTCTCCCCGTAACTTTGGTTACAAGTTTTGTAGGGTTTACAACAAAAGAAACCGTAATAACTTCTGCAGAACAAGTTACAATTATCTTGTCGGAAGGTGTTGGTTTAGATGAGATCATGGTTACAAGTACAAGAACCATACGTTCTCAAAAACAATCAGCAATGTCTATGAGTTCTATGAAGGCTGAAGAAATTCAGCAAAAAGCTGCAAGTAGTCAGGCTGATATTTTAAGATCAGTTCCTGGTATTACTGCAGAAGGTGGTGGTGGTGAAGTAGCTACCAATGTATTTGTTCGTGGTCTTCCCTCTGGTGGTCAGTATGTATTTAATCCTCTTGAGTACGATGGAATGCCGGTTATAAGTACGTTTGGATTGAATTCATCAGCTCATGATGTTTACGTTCGAAACGATATGGGAATTAAGTCTCTTGATTTTCCTCGTGGTGGTGCTGCGATTCTTTACGGTGCAGGTTCTGTTGCGGGTGTAATCAATTACATTTCAAAAACAGGTACCGATAAACCTGAGAATATCATTCAAATGGAAGTTGCTGACAAAGGCAGAGTAAGAGCGGATTTCTTTTCTGGAGGAAAATTAGGTGGCGAAGATTCAAGAACTTATTATGCATTAAGCGGATTCTACCGTTACGATGAAGGGCCTTTGGATACAGGTCTTCCAACTCAAGGTATGCAGTTGCGCGGTAATATCAAGCAAGAATTCGATAATGGTGAATTAATCGTATCAGGTCAGTTTATTGATGACCGTGTGCAGTTTTTCTTACCTCTTCCTTTGGATGGAAATTCTCGTGATTATGCCAAAGGAAACGATGGTAAGGATGTGAAAACAGTTCAAACCATGCATGCTCAAAACCTATCTTACCAAACTCCGGATGGAGTGTATAGAACTCCAATTAAAGATGGTGTTGTTACAAAAGGTGGATATTTTATGGCCAATTACAAGCACAAATTCGACAATAATTTGAAAATGGACGCTAAAATGCGTTATGCAAGATATGCTCACCAATTTAACTTGTTTCTTGCTGGATCGAATAATCCTATTTCATTGAATAATTTTGTTACCGGTATGGATGCAGCGGCTACTGATATTGTGGCTACTAAAACAGGACTTTCCAGTACTTTAAGTGGAAGTGATTTGGTTTATGAAAATACTTTATTAGATCGTAATCGTCCAATGACGGATATGGCAACAGAAATTAATGTGACTAAGAAACTGGAAGGAGTTTCAGTTGAGCACAATATTACAGCAGGTATTTTCTTATCAAGAACTGAAGCTGACGATCAGAATGTTCAAACTACATATATTACAGAATTTGCTTCAAAACCTCATTTGCTGGATATTAGTTATATGAATGGGGGAAATCAAATGATTTTGAGTAAAAATGGCTTGTATAACCCGGGTGCTGCTTACGCAAACAACTTTATTACAGCGAACAAAAAAGCGATCTATTTCACAGATGAAATGAAAATGGATCGTTGGAGAATTGATGTTGGTTTACGTTTCGAAACGATTGAAGCAACGGTTTCCCGCGAAGGAAATGCAAGTTATTTGATGGATGGCGATGCCAGTCTTTCTTCTAATCTTCAAACAGTGAAATGGGGTAATAACGCTTACCTGACAGGAAAAGGAAAAGATTCTGACTGGGCTGGAGTTATTGCAGCTAACTACGAGCTAAACGATAAAATTAACTTATACGGTAATGTTACCAAAGGTTATTTCTTCCCTCAACCCCGAGGAATTCAGATAGCGGCGGATGGTACTGTTGGTTCCTACGAAACTGAAGAGATTTATCAGGGTGAACTAGGTATTAAATATGGTTCTGAAAGATTTAGAGGAACTTTTGCTGGTTACTATGTTGATTTGAACGACAGACGAAATGTTGACCTTAGAGATGATCCAAACAATCCGGGTACTACTATCGAAACTGTTACTACATTAAGTACAAAAGCTATTGGTATTGAAGCAACATGGAGATATGACTTAGCTGACAACCTTAATTTTAATGGTAGTATTACTTACCAGGAGCATGAGTATAATAAAAGTGAAGCCAATCCAGAAATTGTTGGTAACGAGTTAGAAAGACAACCAAATATAATGTCTTATTCCGCATTAGAGTATGACAATGACGCATTCGATGCTGGTTTCTCATGGAGCTATACAGGTAAAAAGTTTGCCAATATAGCCAATACAGTGGAACTGGATGCAATCAACATCTTTAGATTTGATGCTGGTTACACAATGGATTTAGGTGATGATGGTGAAACATTACGTTTTGGAGTAGCGGTATTCAACGTGTTTGATGATAATGGAATTACAGAGGGTAATCCTAGAGATGCTACGCAAGCTGATGCAGGAGAATACTTTGTTGGCCGTCCTATTCTTCCTAGAAGAATATTTTTCAGAACAACATTTAGTTTCTAA
- the cysS gene encoding cysteine--tRNA ligase gives MENKLFIYNTLSRKKELFVPISAPHVGLYVCGPTVYGDAHLGHSRPAITFDILFRFLKHSGYKVRYVRNITDVGHLVNDADEGEDKIAQKARLEELEPMEVVQYFTDRYHKNMDDLNVLKPSIEPRASGHIIEQMEVIDKLFENGFAYESNGSVYFDVETYSKKYDYGKLSGRKIEDLISNTRDLEGQSEKKNSFDFALWKKANPEHIMRWPSKWSDGFPGWHLECSAMSQKYLGAEFDIHGGGLDLQFPHHECEIAQSTGAHGHEAVRYWMHNNMITINGQKMGKSLGNFITLDQLFAGDNDVLEQAYSPMTIRFFILQAHYRSPLDFSNDALKAAEKGFKRLMTAIATIDKIQASDSSSNSVEKLKAKCYEALNDDLNTPILIAHLFDGVKMINSLAVGKETITGSDLASLKDMYHTLVYDVLGLKDEGETGENNEILDKVVRLLLSTRDEAKKNKEWATADKIRDELTNLGIVVKDTKDGHEWEILK, from the coding sequence ATGGAAAATAAGTTGTTCATTTATAATACACTAAGTCGTAAAAAAGAATTGTTTGTACCCATTAGTGCTCCCCATGTTGGATTGTATGTTTGTGGTCCAACGGTTTATGGTGATGCGCATTTAGGGCATTCCCGTCCAGCAATTACTTTTGATATATTATTCCGTTTTTTAAAGCATTCAGGTTATAAAGTGCGTTATGTGCGCAACATTACAGATGTTGGACATCTTGTGAATGACGCTGATGAAGGAGAAGATAAAATTGCTCAAAAGGCTCGTTTGGAAGAGTTAGAGCCAATGGAAGTGGTTCAGTATTTTACGGATCGTTACCATAAAAACATGGATGATCTTAATGTTTTGAAACCGAGTATCGAACCTCGTGCTTCAGGTCATATCATCGAGCAGATGGAAGTAATCGATAAATTGTTCGAGAATGGTTTTGCTTACGAAAGCAATGGTTCTGTTTATTTTGATGTAGAAACTTACAGCAAAAAGTATGATTACGGCAAGCTTTCGGGCAGAAAAATTGAAGATCTAATTTCCAACACCCGTGATTTGGAAGGACAAAGCGAAAAGAAAAATAGTTTCGATTTCGCACTTTGGAAAAAAGCGAATCCTGAGCATATCATGCGATGGCCATCAAAATGGAGCGATGGTTTTCCAGGATGGCACCTTGAGTGTTCAGCTATGAGTCAAAAATACTTGGGTGCTGAATTTGATATCCACGGGGGTGGATTGGATTTGCAATTCCCTCACCACGAATGCGAAATTGCACAATCGACAGGTGCTCATGGTCACGAAGCAGTTCGCTACTGGATGCATAATAACATGATTACGATTAACGGACAGAAAATGGGAAAATCATTGGGTAATTTTATTACTCTTGATCAACTTTTCGCTGGCGATAATGATGTTTTGGAACAAGCTTATAGTCCGATGACAATTCGATTCTTCATTCTTCAGGCACATTACCGCAGTCCGTTGGATTTTTCGAATGATGCACTAAAGGCTGCAGAAAAAGGTTTTAAACGTTTAATGACGGCTATTGCAACGATAGATAAAATACAAGCATCAGATTCTTCTTCCAATTCTGTTGAGAAATTGAAAGCCAAGTGTTACGAGGCATTAAATGATGATTTAAATACACCGATATTAATTGCTCACTTGTTTGATGGGGTGAAGATGATTAATTCATTAGCTGTTGGAAAAGAAACAATTACTGGTTCTGATCTTGCAAGTTTAAAGGATATGTATCACACTTTGGTGTATGATGTATTGGGCTTGAAAGATGAAGGCGAAACAGGAGAGAATAACGAAATTCTCGATAAAGTGGTTCGTTTGTTGCTTTCAACCCGCGATGAGGCTAAAAAGAATAAGGAGTGGGCTACTGCCGATAAAATACGAGATGAACTAACCAATTTGGGAATTGTTGTAAAAGACACCAAAGATGGTCATGAGTGGGAAATCTTAAAATAA
- a CDS encoding glutaminyl-peptide cyclotransferase: MKFHSFLSLVLAFLLISCNGSSVNSNKVSSKSVKTQTEKTTVFVNSLRLKQPHRGDLFTMGGDVEIEMTPRNRAADIDSVQFWANETLIGKLADEPWIVTWIPMDENMGKQNLKVMAYHEDGTIGVVSTFVNLKTNLPPTEYSYEIINEFPHDRGSYTQGLFYHEGFLYEGTGQRGESTLRKVKLENGEAISVKNLEQEYFGEGIAYSKGKIIQLTWNSKKAFVVDPLTFDQEDTFEPNTTNNQGWGVTAANNELIISDGTNVLTVLDADNYSRKRMVEVYDNSGKVTNLNELEYINGKIYANVWLTDRIVIINPETGRVEGNLNLGKILKLADKKILIEGDEVLNGIAWDSTNNRLFVTGKRWPKLFEIKIAKK, encoded by the coding sequence ATGAAATTTCATTCCTTTTTGTCACTTGTTTTAGCTTTTCTGCTTATTTCCTGTAACGGGAGTAGCGTAAACAGTAATAAGGTTTCCAGTAAATCTGTGAAAACGCAAACGGAAAAAACGACAGTATTTGTTAATAGTTTGCGCTTAAAACAACCGCATCGTGGCGATTTATTTACCATGGGGGGAGATGTTGAAATAGAAATGACTCCGAGAAATAGGGCGGCCGACATTGATTCTGTTCAGTTTTGGGCTAATGAGACTTTAATTGGAAAGCTTGCCGATGAGCCATGGATTGTGACGTGGATTCCTATGGATGAAAATATGGGCAAACAAAACCTGAAGGTGATGGCTTATCATGAGGATGGGACAATTGGAGTGGTTTCTACCTTTGTGAATCTAAAAACAAATTTGCCTCCTACTGAATATTCATATGAAATAATTAATGAGTTTCCTCATGACAGGGGCTCATACACACAAGGCTTATTTTATCATGAAGGATTCCTTTATGAGGGAACGGGGCAAAGAGGAGAGTCTACTTTGCGAAAAGTAAAACTTGAAAATGGAGAGGCTATTTCGGTTAAGAATTTAGAACAGGAATATTTTGGGGAAGGGATTGCTTATTCCAAGGGAAAAATTATTCAGTTGACCTGGAATTCAAAAAAAGCCTTTGTAGTAGATCCCTTAACTTTTGATCAGGAGGATACTTTTGAGCCAAACACAACCAATAATCAAGGCTGGGGTGTTACTGCTGCTAATAATGAGTTGATTATTTCGGATGGAACCAATGTACTTACCGTTCTTGATGCGGACAACTACAGTAGGAAGAGAATGGTTGAAGTGTACGATAATTCAGGAAAGGTTACCAATCTGAACGAATTGGAATACATAAATGGGAAAATATACGCTAATGTGTGGCTTACCGATCGTATTGTAATTATAAATCCGGAAACGGGAAGAGTTGAAGGAAATTTAAACTTAGGTAAGATTTTAAAATTAGCCGACAAGAAAATACTGATAGAGGGAGACGAGGTATTGAATGGTATCGCTTGGGATTCCACTAATAATCGTTTGTTCGTTACGGGGAAAAGATGGCCTAAACTTTTCGAGATTAAAATAGCTAAGAAATAG
- a CDS encoding LacI family DNA-binding transcriptional regulator, translating into MKKTTLKDIAKALNTTIATVSRALHDNSEISSEMKNRVREVAKLYNYKPNSTALSLKFQKSYTFGVIFPTLAHYYLTQILSGLLQEATKNGYKLIIAESNYDPKKELNLIQEFYEQNVDGVIILPSRKLNMMKEKLEQQIRDDIPFLVMDRILYLKNRKLPCISSNDYVGTKEGINHLIKQGYQKIAHIKGVDTSSISNIRHETYLEILTKNKMEMRDEWIVSCQIFTREEGEDLAKQLMSLENKPDAIFCINDHIAVGVIRGLLKLGYKIPEEVGVLGFSNSDISEVCTPQLSTIHQPGIEIGKKGIKLILSNINQKKDISNVNIVLKTRLIQRESTLKTS; encoded by the coding sequence ATGAAAAAAACAACCTTAAAAGATATCGCCAAAGCGTTAAACACCACTATTGCAACTGTTTCAAGAGCGTTACATGATAATTCTGAGATTAGTTCGGAAATGAAAAATAGGGTGCGGGAAGTTGCTAAACTGTACAATTACAAGCCGAATTCAACTGCACTTTCCCTTAAATTTCAGAAATCTTACACCTTTGGAGTAATCTTTCCAACATTGGCTCATTATTACCTTACACAGATACTAAGCGGCCTTTTACAAGAGGCTACAAAAAATGGATATAAGCTAATTATCGCTGAGAGTAACTATGATCCTAAAAAGGAACTGAACCTAATACAGGAATTCTACGAACAAAATGTTGACGGGGTAATTATACTCCCCAGTAGGAAGCTTAATATGATGAAAGAAAAGCTGGAGCAACAAATTCGAGATGATATTCCTTTTCTAGTAATGGATAGAATTCTCTACCTGAAAAATAGAAAGCTTCCTTGTATTTCATCCAATGATTATGTTGGAACAAAAGAAGGAATTAACCATCTAATTAAGCAAGGCTATCAAAAAATTGCTCACATAAAAGGTGTCGACACTTCATCCATATCAAATATAAGGCATGAAACCTATCTTGAAATACTAACAAAAAACAAGATGGAGATGAGAGATGAATGGATTGTATCGTGTCAGATTTTCACAAGGGAAGAAGGGGAGGATTTAGCTAAACAGCTGATGTCATTAGAGAATAAACCCGATGCTATTTTTTGCATCAACGATCACATAGCTGTTGGTGTTATTAGAGGTTTGCTAAAGTTAGGTTACAAAATCCCTGAAGAAGTGGGCGTATTGGGATTCAGTAATTCTGATATTTCTGAAGTATGTACACCACAACTATCTACAATTCATCAGCCAGGAATAGAGATTGGAAAAAAGGGAATTAAGCTCATTTTATCAAATATCAATCAGAAGAAAGATATATCGAACGTAAATATTGTACTAAAAACGAGGTTAATACAACGTGAATCAACTTTAAAAACCAGCTAA
- a CDS encoding sodium:solute symporter family transporter — protein sequence MNWLDYLIIFFYFVGFLGMGYFFKENKNSTDYFLGGKSLGWFPLSLSTMATQLSAISFVSAPAFVALKVGGGMKWLSFEFAVPLAMFFIMIVVIPPLFRSGVVSIYEFVERRFDTSTRMILSIVFQISRALGTGVMVYTIAIILQAVLDIGFIYTIPLICVVTIIYSWQGGMKAVVWGDAIQMLILFAGLLICLVYGYDLMIQHGGSLSSVDPERLVVIQSNFGFGEGNEYGIWPMLIGGFFLYVSYYGCDQTQAQRLLSAKDEKTVRTLLFANGMLRLPVVLVYCTMGLVLGAFILVAPDFLEEIAMVTQKYFPEEYANYGIKPDLMVPVFIVKYLPHGLIGILMVGILSAAMSSLSSTVNSLSAVTVEDFFNRGKFKLTGKKYMMISKMAVVFWGVVCIACAFLLGGSQSSVIEIINAIGSVFYGPVLATFLLAIYSKKVNKYGMNVGIIISVLVNLIFSKTMQGIIGFDPGVEIFWIWLNFTGFAMCTGLAYSVSLLIPDPNNKVPDVTFKITKEDILIKETYILVAFFIAIVIFSLYIPQIFG from the coding sequence ATGAATTGGCTCGACTACTTAATTATATTCTTCTATTTTGTTGGCTTTTTAGGAATGGGATATTTCTTTAAAGAGAATAAGAATTCTACAGATTACTTTTTGGGTGGAAAAAGTTTGGGATGGTTTCCTTTAAGCTTATCGACTATGGCTACTCAGTTATCGGCCATTAGTTTTGTATCTGCACCAGCGTTTGTTGCCTTAAAAGTGGGTGGTGGAATGAAATGGCTCTCTTTTGAGTTTGCTGTACCATTGGCAATGTTTTTTATCATGATTGTGGTAATTCCGCCTCTATTTCGTTCAGGTGTTGTTAGTATTTATGAGTTTGTAGAAAGACGATTCGATACATCGACTAGAATGATTTTGAGTATTGTTTTCCAAATCAGCAGAGCCCTGGGAACAGGAGTAATGGTTTATACAATAGCCATTATTTTACAAGCCGTTTTGGATATTGGCTTTATCTATACAATTCCTTTGATTTGTGTAGTTACCATTATTTATTCGTGGCAAGGTGGAATGAAAGCTGTTGTGTGGGGCGATGCCATTCAGATGCTTATTCTGTTTGCAGGTCTGCTTATTTGTTTGGTGTATGGTTACGATTTAATGATACAGCATGGTGGTTCACTTTCAAGTGTTGATCCAGAGAGACTTGTTGTGATTCAAAGCAACTTTGGCTTTGGTGAAGGAAATGAATACGGTATCTGGCCAATGTTAATTGGTGGTTTCTTTCTGTATGTTTCTTACTACGGATGTGATCAAACTCAGGCGCAAAGATTGTTATCGGCTAAAGATGAAAAAACCGTAAGAACCTTACTTTTTGCCAATGGAATGCTTCGATTACCAGTTGTTTTAGTGTACTGTACCATGGGATTAGTCTTGGGTGCTTTCATACTTGTTGCTCCTGATTTCTTAGAAGAAATTGCTATGGTAACTCAAAAATATTTTCCTGAGGAATATGCAAATTATGGTATAAAGCCTGATTTAATGGTGCCGGTATTTATTGTAAAATATTTACCACATGGTCTGATTGGTATTTTAATGGTAGGAATTTTGTCTGCAGCAATGTCTTCATTAAGTTCTACCGTTAATTCATTATCCGCAGTAACTGTTGAAGATTTCTTTAACAGAGGGAAATTTAAATTGACAGGAAAAAAGTACATGATGATTTCGAAAATGGCAGTTGTCTTTTGGGGTGTGGTGTGTATCGCTTGTGCATTTCTATTAGGTGGCAGTCAAAGTTCTGTAATCGAGATTATTAATGCCATTGGTTCTGTTTTCTATGGTCCGGTTTTAGCAACCTTTCTATTGGCTATTTATTCCAAGAAAGTTAATAAGTACGGAATGAATGTAGGGATCATTATATCAGTTCTGGTTAATTTGATTTTTTCTAAAACAATGCAAGGGATAATTGGTTTTGATCCAGGAGTAGAAATATTTTGGATTTGGCTGAACTTTACCGGATTCGCAATGTGTACGGGATTGGCTTATTCCGTTAGTCTGTTAATTCCAGATCCAAACAACAAGGTTCCTGATGTTACATTCAAGATAACAAAAGAGGACATCCTGATTAAGGAAACTTATATACTTGTTGCCTTCTTCATTGCAATCGTGATTTTTAGTTTATACATCCCTCAAATTTTCGGATAA